The genomic window TCGGGACTAAAATCTACAATTTTATATAATAAAGGCTTGCTCGGACTAGCATCATTTTCAAACGAAGCAATTTGAAGATTTAGTATATAATTTCCATCTTCAATTTCGTCTGGAACATAAATCATTTCGGTAATTGTTGCATTTAATCTTGCATCAGAATTTAGATTATGAGTATCTTTTACATTCCAAAATGCTTTGTGCGCCAATAATTTGCCTTCGTCATGTTCTTTATCCACACTCGGCAAATCAATCAGTAAATGCTGAATTTCGCTTTCGCGGATGAAAGTCGCAGCTTCTTCAGACAAATAGGGCGGATTGGTATTGGAATATTTTCTAGATTTTTTTTCTTTTTGATTGGGAAGTGTTCTGATGATCAAAGCTTCGGTTTTTTCATTTAGAGAAGCCGAAACTTGTTCTTTCGTAATCACAAAATCTTCTCCAATTTTCTGAGGCTCAACCGTAATCAATTTCGCAAAAAAGAAAAACTGTTTCAAAGATTGATTAATGCTGTAAAAATCATTTGTAATATGGCCCAGACATTCCGTATGCGTTCCATGCCCATGCGGATTGAAGAAAATATTATTAAAGTTCGTTGATGATTTTCCTTCAGAAACTTTCCCAATCCAATCGCCAAAAACTACGGGTTCTATTGAAGGCTTTTCAATATACCAGGCAATTGGGTTTTCGTCTGTATTGGTTAATGGAATAGAGATATCAATAGGTTTTGATAAGTCAATTTCGAAGTTGTTGATTTTTGCTCGCAAAGTTTATTTTTTTATGCCACGAAGGCTCAAAGGCACAAATTAATTTAAACTTTGTGGCTTAGTGTCTTTGCGGCTATTTTTTACTCTTCCAAATTTAGATAAAACAGATCACTTGCAATTCCATCCGTTAAAAATTTTCCTTTTGGAGTTGGTTTTAGAATGTTATTTTCAATTGAAAGCAAATCGTCGTTTAAGAATTTTTGAGATTGTTTCTTCAGATAATTCAAATATTCTAAACCAAATTCATTTTCAATTCTTTCTAAAGAAACGCCCCAAATCGTTCTTAAACCAGTCATAATATATTCATTATAACGATCTGAAATCGTCAGGATTTCTGTTTCGATTGGAAGTTCGTTATTTTGAATTGCTTTCAAATACAATGAATTATTCGCAATATTCCAGCCTCTTTTTTCGCCGTCATAACTATGTGCCGAAGGTCCAATTCCGATATATTTTTTGCCCAGCCAATAAGCCGAATTGTTTTTAGAGAAATAAGTCTCTTTTCCAAAATTCGATAATTCGTAATGGATAAAACCATTCTCTTGAAGCGTTTCAACCAAAATCATAAAATGATTCGAAGCTGCTTCGTCTTGCGGTTCAGCGATTTTCCCAGTCTGAATTAATTTGCTCAAAGCCGTTTTTGGTTCGACTGTCAAAGCATAACTCGAAATATGCGGAATGCCAAAACTCAAAGCGGTATCAATATTCTGTTTCCACATTTCGTCGCTCATTCCTGGGATTCCGTAAATTAGATCCAGTGAAATATTATCAAAATACTTTGTCGCTTCTTGTAAACATTTT from Flavobacterium fluviale includes these protein-coding regions:
- a CDS encoding cyclase family protein, producing the protein MRAKINNFEIDLSKPIDISIPLTNTDENPIAWYIEKPSIEPVVFGDWIGKVSEGKSSTNFNNIFFNPHGHGTHTECLGHITNDFYSINQSLKQFFFFAKLITVEPQKIGEDFVITKEQVSASLNEKTEALIIRTLPNQKEKKSRKYSNTNPPYLSEEAATFIRESEIQHLLIDLPSVDKEHDEGKLLAHKAFWNVKDTHNLNSDARLNATITEMIYVPDEIEDGNYILNLQIASFENDASPSKPLLYKIVDFSPEISG
- the hemW gene encoding radical SAM family heme chaperone HemW, with the translated sequence MSGIYIHIPFCKQACHYCDFHFSTSMKKKDEMVLALAKEIGMRKNELLDARSDNEIETIYFGGGTPSVLTNDEINFLISEVYKNYKVIDNPEITLEANPDDLSAERILELSKSPINRLSIGIQSFYEEDLKMMNRAHNSEEAIKCLQEATKYFDNISLDLIYGIPGMSDEMWKQNIDTALSFGIPHISSYALTVEPKTALSKLIQTGKIAEPQDEAASNHFMILVETLQENGFIHYELSNFGKETYFSKNNSAYWLGKKYIGIGPSAHSYDGEKRGWNIANNSLYLKAIQNNELPIETEILTISDRYNEYIMTGLRTIWGVSLERIENEFGLEYLNYLKKQSQKFLNDDLLSIENNILKPTPKGKFLTDGIASDLFYLNLEE